From a region of the Mercurialis annua linkage group LG1-X, ddMerAnnu1.2, whole genome shotgun sequence genome:
- the LOC126656979 gene encoding outer envelope pore protein 21B, chloroplastic-like — translation METSLRYGGDSTSLKIHAKEKFPLDSKTHLQVHGELDTRTGAPSHVSAMIRRFYPDFSASLGVGVQYDKRDKLNYRIRGKKAFPITSNALLTLNLKGWCNIDKDFKERKSTGAAEFSWSIFNFRKDQDVRFKIGYQVTEKGEIEQQVRGKGKPRGDNIQMINSVPYMQIRENNWTLNADLKGRWNVRFDL, via the exons ATGGAGACATCTTTGAGATATGGAGGAGATTCTACATCCCTCAAAATTCATGCCAAGGAAAAATTCCCTCTCGATTCTAAGACTCACCTTCAG GTTCATGGAGAACTAGATACAAGAACTGGTGCCCCTAGTCATGTTAGTGCAATGATCAGACGCTTCTATCCAGAT TTCTCGGCTAGCCTTGGAGTGGGAGTGCAGTATGATAAACGCGATAAGCTCAATTACAGAATTCGTGGGAAAAAGGCATTTCCTATCACTAGTAATGCTCTTTTAACCCTTAATCTTAAGGGATGGTGCAACATTGATAAAGACTTTAAAGAG AGGAAGTCAACAGGCGCTGCAGAATTTTCTTGGAGCATATTCAATTTCCGGAAAGACCAGGATGTTAGGTTTAAAATTGGATATCAAGTGACTGAGAAG GGAGAGATAGAGCAGCAGGTAAGAGGAAAAGGAAAACCACGAGGAGACAACATTCAAATGATTAATTCG GTGCCATATATGCAAATTAGGGAAAATAACTGGACGCTAAATGCGGACTTGAAGGGTAGATGGAATGTAAGATTCGATTTGTGA
- the LOC126677674 gene encoding RING-H2 finger protein ATL80-like, producing the protein MTRLFRFLGAVNSSAVTTTNTTQQQQQPATLDSDFVVILAALLCALICVLGLIAVARCAWLRRFSSTANSRGGAAPAQPPVSSAANKGLKKKVLRSLPKQTFSSDSTPKFSDCAICLSEFAAGDEIRVLPQCGHGFHVTCIDTWLGSHSSCPSCRQILVVARCQKCGGLPASSSGGAESEAAMKEREDDVNRFLP; encoded by the coding sequence ATGACTCGTCTTTTCAGGTTCCTTGGCGCCGTAAACTCATCGGCGGTGACCACCACAAACACTACGCAACAGCAACAACAACCAGCTACTTTAGACTCAGACTTCGTGGTGATTCTGGCGGCCCTTCTCTGCGCTTTAATCTGTGTTTTAGGGCTAATTGCTGTAGCTCGCTGCGCGTGGCTTCGCCGTTTTTCTTCCACCGCCAACTCCCGCGGCGGAGCAGCTCCTGCACAACCTCCGGTTTCTTCAGCTGCAAACAAAGGCTTAAAGAAGAAGGTCCTCCGGTCACTTCCTAAACAGACTTTCTCCTCCGATTCAACACCTAAATTCTCCGATTGCGCCATTTGTCTTTCGGAATTCGCGGCGGGAGATGAAATCCGTGTGTTGCCTCAGTGCGGTCATGGATTCCACGTGACTTGTATAGACACGTGGCTTGGGTCTCACTCGTCGTGTCCTTCTTGCCGTCAGATATTAGTAGTAGCTAGGTGTCAAAAGTGTGGCGGTTTGCCGGCAAGTTCAAGCGGTGGAGCTGAAAGTGAAGCTGCAATGAAAGAGCGGGAAGACGATGTGAATAGGTTCTTGCCCTAG
- the LOC126676925 gene encoding protein MULTIPLE CHLOROPLAST DIVISION SITE 1 — MASIWTQPFMGTSKPRLSSNFMQISVLSHTQLKFNPSLINPLRAIADSDSLNSSEHHQVPLSLHHTDSPFNKLQSAISTLPPVVFLTRRQAGSNIVIWLCIAAAFLVISLRVFVARNSRHSRPPGSVADLVRRGQLRSDRRGISRPLKYDDPFNNPLVKISKSNSTVEMCGKVYRLAPVTLTKEEQAIHKKRRSRAYQWKRPTIFLKEGDSIPPDVDPETVRWIPTNHPFATTASDIDEDLAQTNVYQKHGVPFRIRAEHEALQKKLEALQQDQKLNKLVIDTGNVKDYERPFKSNSKSNEIPERTTFNNQAAESKHSNKDSSPNSLNSSSSPEETKK, encoded by the exons ATGGCATCAATTTGGACTCAG CCATTCATGGGGACTTCAAAACCCCGTCTTTCTTCTAATTTCATGCAAATTAGCGTGTTATCTCATACCCAATTGAAGTTTAATCCATCGCTAATCAATCCCTTGAGAGCCATTGCTGATTCTGATTCACTCAATTCCTCTGAACACCACCAAGTTCCGCTCAGCCTCCACCACACAGATTCGCCCTTCAATAAACTGCAATCGGCTATTTCCACTCTTCCTCCCGTCGTATTTTTg ACAAGAAGACAAGCTGGAAGTAATATTGTAATCTGGCTATGCATTGCTGCTGCTTTTTTGGTTATTTCTCTGAGAGTTTTTGTTGCCAGAAATTCCCGCCATAGCCGTCCTCCTGGCTCGGTAGCTGATCTTGTTAGGCGCGGCCAACTAAGATCTGATAGAAGAGGCAT TTCGCGGCCTCTCAAGTACGACGATCCATTCAATAATCCGTTGGTTAAGATTAGTAAGAGCAATTCCACTGTTGAAATGTGCGGAAAGGTTTATCGATTAGCCCCAGTTACGTTGACGAAAGAGGAACAAGCTATACATAAGAAAAGGAGGTCACGGGCTTACCAGTGGAAGAGACCTACTATATTCCTTAAAGAGGGAGATTCTATACCTCCTGATGTTGATCCCGAGACGGTCCGATGGATTCCCACAAACCATCCTTTTGCAACTACTGCTAGTGACATCGATGAAGACTTGGCACAGACTAATGTTTATCAGAAACATGGTGTTCCATTTCGTATTCGTGCTGAGCATGAGGCACTACAGAAAAAGCTAGAAGCACTACAGCAG GATCAGAAACTGAATAAACTAGTCATCGATACTGGCAACGTTAAAGATTATGAAAGACCATTCAAGTCAAATTCAAAGTCCAATGAGATTCCAGAGCGCACCACCTTCAACAATCAGGCAGCGGAATCTAAACATTCAAACAAAGATTCGTCTCCAAATTCCTTAAACAGCAGTTCATCCCCAGAGGAAACGAAGAAATAG
- the LOC126676918 gene encoding monosaccharide-sensing protein 2: protein MKGAVLVAITACIGSFLQGWDNATIAGALVYIKRDLNLQTSVEGLLVAMSLFGATTITTCSGAISDWLGRRPMLIISSTLYFVSGLVMLWSPNVYVLCAARLLTGFAIGLAVTLIPVYISETAPSDIRGMLNTLPQFTGSGGMFLSYCMVFGMSLSPSPSWRLMLGVLSIPSMLYFALTIFYLPESPRWLVSKGKMIEAKQVLQRLRGREDVSGEMALLVEGLGIGGETSIEEYIIGPGDELADDHEHAAENDKIKLYGPEAGLSWVAKPVTGQSSLTLVSRHGSMVNQSVPLMDPLVTLFGSVHEKLPETGSMRGSMLFANFGSMISTAEPHVKHEHWDEESLQREGDDYMSEAAGEDSDDNLHSPLISRQTTSLEKDMPPPPSHGSIMNMRRHSSLMQGTGEAVSSTGIGGGWQLAWKWSEREGEDGKKEGGFQRVYLHQEGAPGSRRGSLISLVGGDVPAEGECIQAAALVSQSALYSKELLDQHPVGPAMIHPAETAKKGPLWAALLDPGVKRALIVGVGIQILQQFSGIGGILYYTPQILEQAGVEVLLSNLGLSSVSASFLISGITTLLMLPCIAVGMRLMDVSGRRTLLLATIPVLIGSLVILIISGSVNLGTVANAAISTTCVVVYFCCFVMAYGPVPNILCSEIFPTRVRGLCIAICALVYWISDIIVTYSLPAMLTSIGLQGVFIIFAVMCVVSWIFVFLKVPETKGMPLEVITEFFAIGARQADAAKNQ from the exons ATGAAAGGAGCTGTACTTGTGGCTATCACTGCTTGCATTGGTAGCTTCTTGCAAGGATGGGATAATGCCACTATTGCTG GGGCACTCGTTTACATCAAGAGAGACCTCAATTTGCAAACATCAGTCGAAGGTCTGCTCGTGGCCATGTCACTTTTTGGAGCAACAACAATTACAACATGCTCAGGAGCCATATCAGATTGGCTTGGTCGCCGTCCAATGCTCATAATTTCCTCAACACTTTATTTCGTCAGCGGTTTGGTAATGTTGTGGTCTCCAAATGTCTATGTTCTATGCGCAGCAAGGCTATTAACTGGATTTGCAATTGGTCTAGCTGTTACGCTTATTCCAGTCTATATCTCCGAGACTGCCCCATCAGATATAAGGGGAATGCTAAACACACTTCCGCAGTTTACTGGTTCAGGAGGCATGTTTTTGTCATATTGTATGGTTTTTGGGATGTCCTTGTCACCCTCCCCAAGCTGGAGGTTGATGTTGGGGGTTCTTTCCATACCTTCCATGCTTTATTTTGCATTGACAATATTTTATCTGCCTGAATCCCCTCGATGGCTTGTGAGCAAAGGAAAGATGATTGAGGCAAAACAGGTTCTACAGAGATTACGTGGACGGGAAGATGTTTCAG GTGAGATGGCTTTACTAGTTGAAGGTCTTGGTATTGGGGGTGAAACATCGATAGAAGAGTACATAATAGGCCCAGGAGATGAACTTGCTGATGATCATGAGCACGCCGCTGAGAATGACAAAATCAAACTATATGGACCTGAAGCAGGTCTTTCCTGGGTTGCTAAACCTGTAACTGGACAAAGTTCCCTTACCCTTGTCTCTCGCCATGGAAGCATGGTGAACCAAAGTGTTCCCCTTATGGATCCTCTTGTGACTCTTTTTGGTAGTGTTCATGAGAAGCTTCCTGAAACAGGAAGCATGCGGGGAAGCATGCTTTTCGCTAATTTCGGTAGCATGATAAGTACAGCAGAGCCTCATGTTAAGCATGAACACTGGGATGAAGAGAGCTTACAGAGGGAAGGCGACGACTACATGTCAGAAGCTGCCGGGGAAGACTCGGATGACAATTTACACAGTCCGCTGATCTCACGTCAGACAACAAGCCTGGAAAAGGATATGCCACCCCCTCCTTCTCATGGCAGCATTATGAACATGAGACGTCATAGTAGTCTCATGCAAGGAACTGGTGAAGCAGTTAGTAGTACAGGTATTGGTGGTGGTTGGCAGTTGGCATGGAAATGGTCTGAGAGAGAAGGTGAAGATGGAAAGAAGGAAGGTGGATTTCAGAGGGTTTATTTACACCAAGAAGGTGCCCCTGGATCTCGTCGTGGCTCTCTTATTTCACTTGTCGGCGGTGATGTTCCCGCAGAAGGCGAGTGCATCCAGGCTGCTGCTCTTGTTAGTCAATCTGCTCTTTATTCCAAGGAGCTTCTGGATCAGCATCCGGTTGGACCTGCAATGATTCATCCAGctgaaactgctaaaaaggggccACTTTGGGCTGCTTTACTTGATCCTGGAGTTAAGCGTGCATTGATTGTTGGGGTCGGGATTCAAATCCTTCAGCAA TTTTCTGGTATAGGTGGTATTCTCTACTACACTCCTCAAATTCTTGAACAAGCAGGCGTTGAAGTTCTTCTTTCGAACCTTGGCCTTAGTTCGGTGTCTGCATCATTCCTCATCAGTGGAATAACAACACTCCTGATGCTTCCTTGCATAGCTGTAGGCATGAGGCTTATGGATGTCTCCGGCAGAAG GACATTACTACTAGCCACTATCCCTGTGCTTATAGGTTCGCTTGTGATTCTAATCATAAGTGGATCTGTCAACTTGGGTACAGTTGCGAATGCAGCAATCTCAACCACCTGTGTGGTGGTTTATTTCTGCTGTTTTGTAATGGCTTATGGGCCAGTTCCAAATATCCTATGCTCGGAGATCTTCCCGACAAGAGTGCGCGGTCTCTGCATTGCAATCTGTGCCTTAGTATACTGGATATCAGATATCATCGTTACCTACTCACTGCCAGCAATGCTGACATCGATCGGTTTACAGGGCGTGTTTATCATTTTTGCTGTTATGTGTGTTGTGTCTTGGATCTTCGTCTTCTTAAAGGTTCCAGAAACCAAAGGCATGCCCCTTGAAGTCATTACAGAATTCTTTGCTATCGGTGCAAGACAAGCTGATGCTGCCAAGAATCAGTAA
- the LOC126665567 gene encoding pentatricopeptide repeat-containing protein At2g13600-like, whose translation MIGNLLWRQFINPHRRHPLVLIRLFSDQQSQSQYIQLSQQMCESMQVCSSTPTARKLHAQLISTGLCFSIFLQNHLLHMYFNCHSLHDATLVFSAMEFPNVFTYNTMITGLGNAGTIGKAKEVFDQMPHRDSVSWNSMMSAYFRNGKYEDVLEVFVFMFRNFTCFINLLSFSCAMKACGALACFRWASQLHGIAEKFDFGRANLSIRISVLDMYIKSGKISHAEKVFLSIPNPSLFCFNSMLYGYSNSYGIGKALNLFNRMPERDNVSWSTMISVLSQHGLSVPSLSMFIDMCTQGFRPNSMTFACVLGACTSICDIKWGTHIHAWMVRMGTIIDVYVGNGLVDMYAKFGRLDLARRVFNSLIEHNAVSWTSLINGTAHCGNEEEALLLFNQMRQIPIALDEFTLAIILKVCSHPNSVFIGSQLHAITIKTGMASFVTVGNSLITMYSKCDDPQKAISVSEMMKVRNIITWTAMINAFSKAGDVKNAQACFEKTPDCNVITWNSMISMYIQHGFWECSLKLYVQMQRERIIPDDITFATSISACADLAMLKLGTQIIVQAEKLGFGSDVSVANSVVTMYSRCGQIDEAQKVFDLISMKNLVSWNSMIAGYAQNGHGRIAIEIFKSMLRMEYKPDHITYISVLSGCSYAGLVTEGKHYFDSMTKDYGILPTHEHFTCMVDLLGRAGLLEQAKTLIKEMPFMPNVDVLGALLSACKIHWNSKLAEFAAKNLLELDVDKSGGCILLAHIYSDCGKLEDVADIRKLIKDKGIQKNPGYSWIEVDNQVNVFAVNETNHPRIKEIWTMIDVVVDALLLNVQVDEFSAE comes from the coding sequence ATGATCGGCAATCTGTTATGGCGCCAATTCATAAACCCTCATCGGCGTCATCCACTTGTATTAATTCGTTTATTCTCCGATCAACAATCTCAATCCCAATACATCCAACTCTCTCAACAGATGTGCGAATCGATGCAAGTTTGTTCCTCCACACCCACTGCTCGAAAGCTTCACGCGCAACTCATCTCCACAGGATTATGCTTTTCCATTTTCCTTCAAAACCACCTCCTCCATATGTACTTCAACTGTCACTCTCTCCATGACGCTACCCTTGTTTTTTCTGCCATGGAATTTCCCAATGTTTTTACCTATAATACCATGATCACTGGGTTAGGTAATGCGGGTACCATAGGGAAGGCCAAGGAGGTGTTTGATCAAATGCCTCACAGAGATTCCGTTTCTTGGAACTCTATGATGTCTGCTTATTTCAGAAATGGCAAGTATGAGGATGTTCTCGAGGTGTTTGTTTTCATGTTTCGGAACTTTACATGTTTCATTAACTTGCTCTCCTTCTCTTGTGCCATGAAGGCTTGTGGTGCTCTTGCTTGTTTCAGGTGGGCTTCTCAGTTACATGGTATTGCGGAGAAATTTGATTTTGGAAGAGCCAACTTGTCGATTCGAATTTCAGTGCTGGACATGTATATTAAGTCTGGTAAGATTAGCCATGCAGAGAAAGTATTTTTGAGCATCCCAAATCCGAGTTTATTTTGCTTCAATAGTATGCTTTACGGCTATTCTAATTCTTATGGGATTGGAAAGGCTCTCAACTTATTCAACCGAATGCCAGAACGTGACAATGTGTCTTGGAGCACAATGATTTCTGTACTCTCGCAGCATGGATTAAGTGTTCCTTCTCTCAGTATGTTTATTGATATGTGTACTCAAGGTTTTAGACCCAATTCCATGACATTTGCTTGCGTTCTCGGTGCATGCACCAGCATTTGTGATATAAAATGGGGTACTCATATACATGCTTGGATGGTGAGAATGGGAACCATCATTGATGTTTATGTTGGTAATGGTCTCGTTGATATGTATGCAAAATTTGGGCGTTTAGACTTAGCTAGGCGGGTTTTTAACAGCTTAATTGAGCATAATGCAGTTTCATGGACTTCTTTGATTAATGGAACTGCACACTGTGGGAATGAAGAAGAAGCACTGCTGCTATTTAATCAAATGAGGCAGATTCCTATTGCCTTGGATGAGTTTACTCTTGCTATAATTCTTAAAGTTTGCTCCCATCCGAACTCTGTTTTTATTGGCTCACAACTTCATGCAATCACTATTAAGACTGGGATGGCTTCCTTTGTTACCGTGGGGAATTCTCTTATAACAATGTACTCGAAATGTGATGATCCTCAGAAAGCAATTTCTGTGTCTGAAATGATGAAGGTCAGAAATATAATAACCTGGACAGCTATGATAAACGCATTCTCTAAAGCAGGTGATGTTAAAAATGCACAGGCTTGTTTTGAGAAAACTCCCGACTGTAATGTCATAACTTGGAACTCCATGATAAGCATGTATATTCAGCATGGCTTTTGGGAATGCAGTCTCAAATTGTATGTGCAAATGCAAAGGGAACGCATTATTCCAGATGACATAACCTTTGCAACTTCAATCAGTGCTTGTGCTGACTTAGCAATGTTAAAACTTGGAACACAAATCATAGTGCAGGCTGAAAAACTAGGGTTTGGATCTGATGTTTCAGTTGCGAATAGTGTTGTTACCATGTATTCAAGGTGTGGACAAATTGACGAAGCACAGAAAGTTTTTGACTTAATAAGTATGAAAAATTTAGTTTCTTGGAATTCAATGATAGCTGGATATGCTCAGAATGGTCATGGCAGGATAGCAATAGAGATTTTTAAGAGTATGTTAAGGATGGAATACAAACCTGATCATATCACCTATATATCTGTTTTATCAGGTTGTAGCTATGCAGGCCTTGTAACGGAAGGGAAACATTATTTCGATTCTATGACTAAGGATTATGGCATCTTGCCAACTCATGAACATTTTACATGCATGGTAGACCTACTTGGAAGGGCTGGATTGCTGGAGCAGGCCAAAACTTTGATCAAAGAAATGCcttttatgccaaatgttgatGTTTTGGGGGCTCTGCTCAGTGCTTGCAAGATCCATTGGAACTCAAAATTAGCAGAATTTGCAGCGAAGAACTTGCTTGAATTGGATGTGGATAAATCTGGGGGTTGCATACTTCTAGCGCATATATATTCAGATTGTGGCAAATTGGAAGATGTTGCAGATATCAGAAAATTGATAAAAGATAAAGGGATCCAGAAAAATCCTGGTTATAGCTGGATAGAGGTTGATAACCAGGTAAATGTGTTTGCTGTAAATGAGACAAATCACCCGCGTATCAAGGAAATATGGACAATGATAGATGTTGTTGTTGATGCATTACTTTTGAATGTTCAAGTGGATGAATTTAGTGCAGAATGA
- the LOC126665566 gene encoding protein PLASTID MOVEMENT IMPAIRED 1: MAAPQSSDRRNSNTQLLDELEELSLSLYQTHTATTNRRPASLALPRTSVPALTSLAEITTSKPDDKSASRPRSRRMSLSPWRSRPQPDDNAPSDRAKPSNRTDTKKLDDTTASSEKKGIWNWKPIRALSHIGMQKLSCLFSVEVVAVQGLPASMNGLRLSVCIRKKETKDGAVHTMPSRVSQGAADFEETLFFKCHVYCTPGNGKQLKFEPRPFWIYVFAVDAEELDFGRGPVDLSHLIQESMEKNQEGTRIRQWDTSFNLSGKAKGGELVLKLGFQIMEKEGGIDIYADGFKSSKSKNFTSSFGRKQSKTSFSVPSPRMSSRSEAWTPSQSKPAVDLQGMDDLNLDEPAPLPAPPSSVQKPKDPEPKIEELELPDFDVVDKGVEIQEKEEIGDGGSEENVEVKSASSEVVKEIVHDDQVHLTRLTELDSIAQQIKALESKMGEENLVKTENESESHKLEADEETVTREFLDMLEDEELDTYRFEVSSFQLGEADDSTEADSKVYVSDLGKGLGCVVQTRNGGYLAAMNPLNTIVAKKDPPTLAMQLSKPIVIPANKSQSGFELFQQMAAIGFEELSSEILSLMPVEELIGKTAEQIAFEGIASAIIQGRNKEGASSRAARTIASVKTMATAMNTGRKERVTTGIWSVDEKPLTAEEILAFSLQKIEAMSVEALKIQAGMAEEEAPFEVSPLSEKTRTGEKEQHQPLVSAIPLEDWIKNYSSSTSDSESGDPASITMAVVVQLRDPLRQYEAVGGPVVALIHATCADIKEEMIDEENKFKVTSLHVGGLKLRTGGKRNIWDTERHRLTAMHWLVAYGLAKGGKRGKHVLVKGQDLLWSISSRIMADMWLKPMRNPDVKFTK; this comes from the coding sequence ATGGCAGCACCACAATCCTCCGACAGGAGGAATTCCAATACTCAGCTTTTGGATGAACTTGAAGAACTCAGTCTCTCTCTCTACCAAACTCATACTGCCACCACCAACAGAAGACCTGCTTCCCTTGCACTTCCTCGTACTTCAGTTCCGGCGCTAACTTCTCTCGCTGAGATTACCACTTCCAAGCCTGATGACAAATCCGCCTCCAGGCCTCGCTCCAGGCGCATGTCCTTGTCTCCATGGCGTTCTAGGCCCCAGCCTGACGACAATGCACCGAGTGATCGAGCAAAGCCATCCAATCGAACAGACACTAAGAAACTGGATGACACAACAGCTTCCTCGGAGAAAAAGGGGATTTGGAACTGGAAACCAATTCGCGCTCTTTCTCATATTGGGATGCAGAAACTCAGCTGTTTGTTCTCTGTAGAAGTTGTTGCTGTCCAGGGTCTTCCTGCTTCAATGAATGGCCTCCGCCTTTCTGTTTGTATTAGGAAGAAAGAAACTAAAGATGGAGCAGTACACACTATGCCATCGAGAGTTTCACAGGGAGCTGCTGATTTCGAAGAAACCCTTTTCTTCAAGTGTCACGTGTACTGCACTCCAGGCAATGGAAAGCAGTTAAAATTTGAGCCGCGCCCATTCTGGATTTATGTTTTTGCAGTTGACGCTGAAGAGCTTGATTTCGGTAGAGGTCCTGTCGATTTAAGCCATCTGATTCAGGAATCTATGGAGAAGAATCAAGAAGGTACCCGGATTCGGCAGTGGGATACCAGTTTCAACCTGTCAGGAAAGGCAAAAGGTGGAGAACTTGTTCTGAAATTGGGATTTCAGATTATGGAGAAGGAAGGAGGTATTGATATTTATGCTGACGGATTTAAATCAAGTAAATCGAAAAACTTCACTTCTTCTTTTGGTCGTAAACAGTCTAAAACATCATTCAGTGTCCCAAGTCCGAGAATGTCAAGTCGAAGCGAAGCTTGGACTCCTTCACAGTCAAAACCAGCAGTAGATCTTCAAGGAATGGACGACTTGAACCTTGATGAGCCAGCACCACTTCCTGCCCCACCTTCCTCAGTTCAGAAACCGAAGGATCCAGAACCAAAGATTGAAGAGCTTGAACTTCCAGACTTTGATGTTGTGGATAAAGGAGTCGAGATTCAAGAGAAAGAAGAGATTGGGGACGGAGGGTCTGAAGAAAATGTTGAAGTGAAGTCAGCATCCAGTGAGGTTGTTAAGGAGATCGTGCACGATGATCAGGTACATCTTACCAGGTTAACGGAGCTTGATTCTATTGCTCAGCAGATAAAGGCACTTGAATCTAAGATGGGAGAAGAAAATTTAGTTAAAACAGAGAATGAAAGTGAGTCGCATAAACTAGAAGCTGATGAAGAGACAGTAACCAGAGAATTTCTTGATATGCTTGAGGATGAAGAGCTCGATACATACAGATTCGAAGTTTCCTCTTTCCAACTTGGGGAAGCTGATGATTCCACAGAGGCTGACTCAAAAGTGTACGTCTCTGATCTTGGCAAGGGATTAGGTTGTGTAGTGCAAACTAGGAATGGAGGCTATTTGGCAGCCATGAATCCTCTGAATACTATTGTTGCAAAGAAAGACCCTCCAACGTTAGCTATGCAGCTATCAAAACCAATTGTAATACCGGCAAACAAATCCCAAAGTGGGTTTGAATTATTTCAACAAATGGCAGCTATTGGTTTTGAGGAACTCAGCTCTGAAATCTTGTCGCTGATGCCCGTGGAGGAACTGATAGGGAAAACTGCAGAACAGATAGCTTTTGAAGGCATTGCTTCGGCAATCATCCAAGGGAGAAACAAAGAAGGTGCTAGTTCAAGAGCTGCTCGTACCATTGCTTCAGTAAAAACCATGGCTACTGCAATGAATACAGGTAGAAAAGAGAGGGTTACAACAGGAATTTGGAGTGTTGATGAAAAGCCATTGACAGCAGAGGAAATTTTGGCATTCTCATTGCAGAAGATTGAGGCGATGTCAGTTGAGGCCTTGAAAATTCAGGCAGGAATGGCAGAGGAAGAGGCACCATTTGAAGTCTCTCCGCTCTCTGAAAAAACAAGAACAGGTGAAAAAGAACAACATCAACCTCTGGTTTCAGCCATTCCACTCGAGGACTGGATCAAAAATTACAGCTCATCTACTTCTGATAGTGAGTCGGGGGACCCAGCATCAATCACCATGGCAGTGGTAGTCCAGCTACGGGATCCCTTAAGGCAATATGAGGCAGTTGGAGGTCCCGTTGTAGCACTTATTCATGCAACATGCGCTGATATCAAGGAAGAAATGATTGATgaggaaaataaatttaaggtgACAAGTTTGCATGTTGGTGGCTTGAAGCTGAGGACGGGAGGAAAAAGGAATATCTGGGATACAGAGAGGCATAGGCTGACTGCAATGCATTGGCTGGTGGCATATGGACTGGCAAAGGGGGGGAAAAGGGGAAAACATGTGTTGGTAAAGGGGCAAGATCTGCTGTGGAGCATTTCCTCAAGAATAATGGCTGACATGTGGCTCAAACCGATGAGAAATCCGGATGTAAAGTTCACAAAGTAG
- the LOC126665569 gene encoding protein CUP-SHAPED COTYLEDON 3, translating to MLAVEEILCELMGEDQGLPPGFRFHPTDEELITFYLASKVFNGTFCGVDIAEVDLNRCEPWELPDVAKMGEREWYFFSLRDRKYPTGLRTNRATGAGYWKATGKDREVYSASNGALLGMKKTLVFYRGRAPRGEKTKWVMHEYRLDGDFSYRHTCKEEWVICRIFNKTVEKKNAFWQGQGFLWEANSNSLPSLLEAPSTLMECQSDHGLQNPFNPFQEHDLKSLLVSPLVSQSHHINSPSPSMLFKSLLSHQDSTLKEHSTIIKQCKTEANFSNFQLPDANFNWVLDKINDHHQDPFQSPLSFGMDCNVLGVTAAAAATNSDITAHEMSTSVSLNRAGFQMTDSLQNLGH from the exons ATGTTGGCCGTAGAAGAGATTCTGTGTGAGCTGATGGGAGAAGATCAAGGGTTGCCTCCGGGCTTCCGATTTCATCCCACAGATGAAGAGCTCATCACCTTTTATTTAGCTTCTAAGGTCTTTAACGGCACCTTTTGCGGTGTCGATATCGCTGAGGTTGATCTTAACAGATGTGAGCCCTGGGAGCTTCCAG ATGTGGCAAAGATGGGAGAAAGAGAGTGGTACTTCTTCAGCTTGAGAGACAGGAAGTACCCAACAGGACTAAGAACGAACAGAGCCACCGGAGCTGGCTACTGGAAAGCTACCGGCAAAGATAGGGAAGTTTACAGTGCTTCGAACGGCGCTTTGCTCGGAATGAAAAAGACTCTTGTTTTTTACAGAGGCAGAGCTCCGAGAGGTGAGAAGACGAAGTGGGTCATGCATGAGTACCGTCTGGATGGCGATTTCTCCTACCGCCACACGTGTAAG GAGGAATGGGTGATTTGCAGAATATTCAACAAAACtgtagaaaagaaaaatgcatTTTGGCAAGGTCAAGGCTTTCTCTGGGAGGCCAACTCTAATTCTTTGCCTTCACTGCTTGAAGCTCCATCCACATTAATGGAATGTCAATCTGATCATGGACTGCAAAACCCATTTAACCCATTTCAAGAACATGACCTAAAAAGTTTACTGGTCAGCCCACTAGTTTCACAATCTCATCACATAAACAGCCCGTCACCATCGATGCTCTTCAAGTCTCTCCTCTCGCATCAAGATAGCACTTTGAAGGAACATTCTACTATTATCAAACAGTGCAAAACAGAagcaaacttttcaaattttcaacTACCAGATGCTAACTTCAACTGGGTGCTCGATAAAATTAATGATCATCATCAAGACCCATTTCAAAGTCCCTTGTCTTTTGGTATGGATTGCAACGTTTTGGGGGTCACAGCAGCTGCAGCTGCGACAAATTCAGACATTACTGCTCATGAGATGTCCACTTCAGTTAGTCTCAACAGGGCCGGCTTTCAGATGACAGACTCCCTGCAGAATCTTGGCCATTAG